In one Deltaproteobacteria bacterium genomic region, the following are encoded:
- a CDS encoding type II toxin-antitoxin system RelE/ParE family toxin, which translates to MIKTFSCKKTQKLFETGRATGFLTAIEVQAKRKLAMLHLAIAIEDLRVPPGNRLEVLKGERKGQFSIRINDQYRLCFRFEDGNAEDVEIVDYHR; encoded by the coding sequence ATGATAAAAACATTTTCCTGTAAAAAAACGCAGAAATTGTTTGAAACAGGTCGGGCAACAGGATTTCTAACCGCTATTGAAGTACAGGCAAAGCGAAAGCTTGCCATGCTGCATCTGGCCATTGCAATTGAGGATTTAAGGGTGCCGCCGGGCAACAGGCTGGAGGTGCTTAAAGGGGAAAGAAAAGGTCAGTTTAGTATTCGCATCAATGACCAGTACAGGTTATGTTTCAGGTTTGAAGACGGAAATGCGGAAGATGTTGAAATTGTAGATTATCACAGGTGA
- a CDS encoding MFS transporter, which produces MTKNKPSIPPLVYVLALAQFAAPFMFSGVGVSLPAMGKELHAGAVELGLIETIYLGAASAFLLPVGRFADLTDKNFILKVGIFTYALSTLIIGLLSSIPAIIVFRFIQGLSGALVMATNMAIITDITPGEKLGKAIGMNIGAVYMGLSAGPFVSGWLTTNYGWRWVYHGAFIPLILSYILIQVSLKSKWKAPDRPFDWPGTVMIVTSLFLLIFGGAMLGESKLGYLLCTAGIVMVGLFFIIEKRLSHSLLKFSEIKNNSTLSIALVIQLFMYAGAFGITFLFSLYLQTVKGFSPQSAGQILVVSPIIMAIFAPICGRLADNFPPKILTSLGLGSNLVCALLASQVSDHTGLTYIVGVLVFQGLGFAMFSSPNMTIIMNSVTPKEYGLASALSAKMRSLGMVLSMMVITVFISIYMGKHMIDTHSAEYLSVMRSSFIIFAIFAGGGTWLSLMRSGGHSGLGLSQRPNIKE; this is translated from the coding sequence ATGACAAAGAATAAACCATCCATTCCACCACTGGTTTACGTTCTGGCCCTGGCCCAATTTGCGGCGCCCTTTATGTTCTCAGGCGTTGGCGTTTCCCTGCCTGCAATGGGAAAAGAACTGCACGCCGGTGCTGTTGAACTCGGCTTGATTGAAACCATCTATCTCGGGGCAGCCAGCGCTTTTTTGTTGCCTGTGGGGCGTTTTGCAGACCTGACTGATAAGAATTTTATCTTAAAGGTGGGGATATTCACCTATGCTCTTTCTACCTTGATCATAGGCCTCCTCTCTTCCATACCGGCCATCATCGTTTTTAGATTTATTCAAGGCCTCTCGGGAGCGCTGGTAATGGCAACAAACATGGCTATTATCACCGACATTACACCGGGGGAGAAATTGGGAAAGGCCATAGGAATGAATATCGGTGCCGTATATATGGGGCTTTCGGCCGGCCCTTTTGTCTCGGGATGGCTGACAACGAACTATGGCTGGCGCTGGGTTTACCATGGAGCCTTCATACCTCTCATATTGTCTTATATACTTATTCAAGTAAGTCTCAAATCAAAATGGAAGGCCCCCGACCGTCCATTTGACTGGCCCGGAACCGTGATGATAGTTACCTCCCTATTCCTCTTGATTTTCGGCGGCGCCATGCTGGGAGAATCTAAGCTGGGCTATCTTCTTTGTACCGCAGGTATAGTCATGGTGGGACTATTTTTTATCATAGAAAAACGCCTGTCTCATTCTCTGTTAAAATTTAGTGAAATTAAAAATAACTCAACACTTTCAATCGCGCTGGTGATCCAGTTATTTATGTATGCCGGGGCCTTTGGCATAACCTTCCTTTTTAGTCTCTATTTGCAGACAGTTAAAGGTTTTTCACCTCAGTCAGCGGGACAGATCCTTGTGGTTTCTCCCATTATTATGGCCATATTCGCCCCCATCTGCGGACGCCTTGCAGATAATTTTCCGCCGAAAATACTGACATCTTTAGGGTTGGGCTCTAATCTGGTCTGTGCATTACTGGCATCTCAAGTGTCTGACCATACGGGACTTACTTACATTGTGGGAGTCCTGGTTTTTCAGGGACTTGGATTTGCCATGTTTTCTTCTCCGAATATGACTATTATTATGAACAGCGTCACACCCAAGGAGTATGGCCTTGCTTCAGCGCTGTCTGCCAAGATGCGATCCCTGGGCATGGTATTGAGCATGATGGTAATTACCGTCTTCATCTCCATCTATATGGGTAAACATATGATTGATACTCACTCCGCTGAATACCTGAGCGTCATGCGTTCTTCCTTTATTATCTTTGCCATCTTTGCAGGGGGAGGGACCTGGCTTTCACTGATGAGATCGGGAGGCCACAGTGGGCTTGGCCTAAGTCAACGACCTAATATCAAGGAATAA
- a CDS encoding Arc family DNA-binding protein: MPALTIKNIPHDLYEQLKETARLHHRSLNSEILYCIEQTIGTNKIDIPGVIKNARKFREKTSPYLLTDDELNKAKDKGRP, encoded by the coding sequence ATGCCTGCATTAACAATAAAAAATATCCCTCATGATCTCTACGAGCAGTTAAAAGAAACGGCACGGCTTCACCACCGCAGTTTGAACAGTGAAATTCTCTACTGCATAGAACAAACCATAGGTACTAACAAAATCGATATTCCCGGCGTTATTAAAAATGCCAGAAAGTTTAGAGAAAAAACCTCTCCATACCTCCTTACGGACGATGAATTAAACAAGGCTAAAGACAAAGGCCGTCCATGA
- a CDS encoding type II toxin-antitoxin system VapC family toxin — protein MIVVDTNMIAYLYLSSGHSKQAEELLLNEPDWSAPILWRSEFRNVLAHYLRKKLLNLDDVMTILEEAEALMSGKEYELSSRQVMQLVNKSDCSAYDCEFVALARHLNVPLITADKKILREFPDDAQSLEVFLENMY, from the coding sequence ATGATCGTCGTCGATACAAACATGATTGCCTACCTCTATCTTTCAAGTGGGCACTCCAAACAAGCTGAAGAACTACTCTTAAATGAGCCGGACTGGTCTGCTCCAATTCTCTGGCGGAGTGAATTTAGAAACGTACTAGCCCATTATCTGCGCAAAAAGCTTTTGAATCTGGATGACGTTATGACAATTCTTGAAGAGGCAGAGGCCCTCATGTCCGGCAAAGAATACGAACTCTCTTCCAGACAGGTAATGCAATTAGTTAACAAAAGTGATTGCTCTGCCTACGATTGTGAATTTGTCGCACTCGCCCGTCACCTGAACGTCCCCCTCATCACAGCGGATAAAAAAATTCTCCGCGAATTTCCCGATGATGCTCAGAGCCTTGAAGTATTTTTAGAAAATATGTATTAA